One part of the Ziziphus jujuba cultivar Dongzao chromosome 2, ASM3175591v1 genome encodes these proteins:
- the LOC132800602 gene encoding probable O-methyltransferase 3, with translation MGSISQLNMVNEESAAELFRAQAQLLNQILNFINFGCLKCATQLGIHEIIHSHGKPMTLSQLIAALQIHDSKAPFVFRLMRVLVSCGFFHVQNLGESDGEEAYTLTSTSKLLLKNNPLSLAPFLSLILHPTVIQPWQCLSTWFQNDDPTPFETAYGKPFWECVGHNSELNNSFNAAMQSDSQLITTELIEKCEGVFEGLESLVDVGGGTGAVAKATADAFPDMECTVFDLPHVVGDLEASKNLKYVGGNMFETIPSADAVLLKCTLHDWNDEESVKIL, from the exons ATGGGAAGCATTTCTCAGCTTAACATGGTCAATGAAGAAAGCGCTGCAGAGCTATTTCGTGCTCAAGCacaattattaaatcaaattttaaacttcatCAACTTCGGATGCCTTAAATGTGCTACCCAACTTGGTATACATGAAATCATCCACAGCCATGGAAAACCCATGACTCTTTCTCAGCTTATTGCTGCATTACAAATCCACGATTCCAAAGCTCCTTTTGTTTTCCGTCTTATGCGTGTTTTGGTCAGCTGCGGCTTCTTTCATGTCCAAAACCTCGGCGAAAGTGATGGAGAGGAAGCTTATACTCTTACTAGTACCTCTAAGCTGCTTCTTAAGAACAATCCTTTAAGCCTAGCACCCTTTTTATCCCTCATTCTCCACCCCACTGTGATTCAACCATGGCAATGTCTAAGCACTTGGTTCCAGAATGATGATCCTACGCCGTTCGAAACGGCGTACGGTAAGCCATTTTGGGAGTGTGTTGGCCATAACTCGGAGCTCAACAACAGTTTTAATGCAGCCATGCAAAGTGACTCTCAGTTAATAACGACTGAGTTGATTGAGAAGTGCGAAGGGGTATTTGAGGGATTAGAGTCATTGGTCGATGTGGGAGGAGGTACCGGAGCTGTGGCCAAGGCCACTGCAGATGCATTTCCTGATATGGAGTGCACTGTATTTGATCTGCCTCACGTGGTTGGTGATTTGGAAGCAAGCAAAAACTTGAAGTATGTTGGAGGGAACATGTTTGAGACGATTCCTTCCGCAGATGCTGTTTTGCTGAAG TGTACACTCCATGATTGGAATGATGAAGAAAGTGTCAAAATACTTTAG